In Meriones unguiculatus strain TT.TT164.6M chromosome 17, Bangor_MerUng_6.1, whole genome shotgun sequence, a single window of DNA contains:
- the Tfrc gene encoding transferrin receptor protein 1, whose translation MMDQARSAISNLFGGEPLSYTRFSLARQVDGDSSHVEMKLAVDEEENADNNMKASVRKPKRLNGRVYFVTVAIVIFFLIGFMIGYLGYCKRVEKDNCVKLAETETGEPETISETEEDVPKPSRLYWADLKKLLSEKLDTIEFTETIKQLSQNTYTSREAGSQEDENLAYYIENQFSEFKLSKVWRDEHYVKIQVQGRVAQNSVTIMNSKGSPYLLENPDGYVAYSKAAEVTGKLVHANFGTKKDFEELNYAVNGSLVIVRAGEITFAEKVANAQSFNAIGVLIYMDKNKFPIVKADLPFFGHAHLGTGDPYTPGFPSFNHTQFPPSQSSGLPNIPVQTISRQAAEYLFGNMEGTCPSNWNIDSSCKLELSQNQNVKLVVKNELKETRILNIFGLIKGFEEPDRYVIVGAQRDAWGPGAAKSGVGTGLLLKLAQAFSDMVTKGGFKPSRSIIFASWSAGDFGAVGATEWLEGYLSSLHLKAFTYINLDKVVLGTKNFKVSGSPLLYALMEKTMQDVRHPIDGKSLYRDSNWINQVEKLSFDNAAFPFLAYSGIPAVSFCFCEDEDYPYLGTSLDTYDELIRKVPELNQMVRAAAEVAGQLIIRLTHDIELGLDYDMYNNKILSFVKDLNQFKADIKEMGLSLQWLYSARGDYFRATSRLTTDFHNTEKTNRFVMRAINDRIMKVEYHFLSPYVSPRESPFRHIFWGSGPHTLSALVENLKLRQRNISAFNETFFKNQLALATWTIQGVANALSGDIWDIDNEF comes from the exons ATGATGGATCAAGCCAGATCAGCAATCTCTAACTTG TTTGGTGGAGAGCCATTGTCATACACCCGGTTTAGCCTTGCTCGGCAGGTAGATGGAGATAGCAGTCATGTGGAGATGAAACTGGCTgtagatgaagaagaaaatgctGACAATAACATGAAGGCTAGTGTCAGAAAACCCAAAAGGCTTAACGGAAGAGTCTACTTTGTGACTGTTGCAATCGTCATCTTCTTCTTGATTG GATTTATGATCGGCTACCTGGGCTATTGTAAACGTGTAGAGAAGGACAATTGTGTGAAACTGGCAGAAACTGAGACAGGCGAGCCAGAAACCATTTCCGAGACAGAAGAAGATGTTCCCAAACCTTCTCGCTTGTATTGGGCGGACCTCAAAAAACTGTTGTCAGAGAAACTGGACACCATAGAGTTTACTGAGACCATCAA gcagctgagcCAGAATACATACACCTCTCGTGAGGCTGGATCTCAAGAAGATGAAAATCTTGCCTATTATATTGAAAATCAGTTCAGTGAATTTAAACTCAGCAAAGTCTGGCGAGATGAACATTATGTGAAGATTCAAGTGCAAGGCAG agTTGCTCAAAACTCTGTGACCATCATGAATTCAAAGGGTAGCCCGTACCTCCTGGAGAACCCTGATGGTTATGTGGCATATAGTAAGGCTGCAGAAGTTACT GGTAAACTGGTCCATGCTAATTTTGGCACTAAAAAAGACTTTGAAGAATTAAATTATGCTGTGAATGGATCTTTAGTGATTGTTAGAGCAGGAGAAATCACTTTTGCAGAAAAG GTTGCAAATGCCCAAAGCTTTAATGCAATTGGTGTCCTGATATACATGGACAAGAATAAGTTCCCTATTGTTAAAGCAGACCTTCCATTCTTTGGACAT GCTCATCTAGGAACTGGTGACCCATATACACCTGGCTTTCCCTCTTTCAATCATACTCAGTTTCCGCCATCTCAGTCGTCAGGGTTGCCTAATATACCTGTGCAAACAATCTCAAGACAGGCTGCAGAATACCTATTTGG aaACATGGAAGGAACGTGTCCTTCTAATTGGAATATAGATTCATCATGTAAGCTGGAATTATCACAGAATCAAAATGTTAAGCTCGTTGTGAAAAACGAATTGAAAGAAACAAGAATACTTAACATCTTTGGACTTATTAAAGGTTTTGAGGAACCAG accGTTACGTTATAGTAGGAGCCCAGAGAGATGCCTGGGGCCCTGGTGCTGCAAAGTCTGGTGTGGGAACAGGTCTTCTGTTGAAACTTGCCCAAGCCTTCTCAGACATGGTTACAAAAG GTGGGTTTAAACCCAGCAGAAGCAttatctttgccagctggagtgcAGGAGACTTTGGAGCTGTTGGTGCCACTGAGTGGCTAGAG GGATACCTTTCATCTCTGCATTTAAAAGCTTTCACTTATATTAATCTGGATAAGGTTGTCCTTG GAACTAAGAACTTCAAAGTTTCTGGCAGCCCACTATTATATGCACTTatggagaagacaatgcaggac GTAAGGCATCCGATTGATGGGAAATCTCTATATCGAGACAGCAATTGGATCAATCAAGT TGAGAAACTTTCCTTTGACAATGCTGCTTTCCCTTTTCTTGCATATTCTGGAATACCagcagtttctttctgtttttgtgag GATGAGGACTATCCTTACTTGGGCACCTCTTTGGATACCTACGATGAACTGATTCGGAAAGTTCCTGAGCTCAACCAAATGGTTCGTGCGGCAGCAGAAGTAGCTGGTCAGCTCATTATTAGACTTACCCATGACATTGAACTGGGCCTGGACTATGATATGTATAACAACAAAATACTATCATTTGTGAAGGACCTGAACCAGTTCAAAGCAGATATCAAG GAGATGGGTCTCAGTCTGCAATGGCTGTACTCTGCTCGTGGAGACTACTTCCGAGCTACATCTAGGCTCACTACTGATTTTCACAACACTGAGAAGACAAACAGGTTTGTCATGAGGGCAATCAACGACCGGATCATGAAG GTGGAGTATCACTTCCTGTCACCCTATGTATCTCCAAGAGAGTCTCCTTTCCGACACATCTTCTGGGGCTCTGGCCCTCACACTCTCTCAGCGCTAGTGGAGAACTTGAAGCTTCGTCAAAGGAATATTAGTGCTTTTAATGAAACATTCTTCAAAAACCAGTTGGCTCTAGCTACTTGGACTATTCAGGGAGTTGCAAACGCCCTCTCTGGTGACATTTGGGATATTGACAATGAGTTTTAA